ATTATATAGCTTTTACATCATTCAATTATAAAGaagattataataaaagtactgattataatgatgttaacaaaaaatattacgAAAATCAAAATGTGTATATTCCTACATTTGTTGGAATAAAACAAGTATTAACATTTAATTtgaacaataataataataataataataatataaatgatgcgaacataaataataataattacaataataattacaataataatgataagaaaataaattatgatgagaattataataaagatatcTCAGCTAACGATATCAATGCATCATTTAATGatgtattaaataatataaatccagaaaaaaatacaattaATCAAACAGTAGATGTATTAAATTCtataacaaaattattacaaaaatttatgaaccatcaaataaatagcgagaaaaaattattacaaaatattaatatcctaaatgaaaaattacAATTTGTACAAACAGAATTAAAagttattaaaaagaatttaaCAAATCAAACAGAAGAACCCaaaaatttacaaaaaatgtTTTCCACAGAATTAACTGGTCTTAAAAACCTATTCCACACACATACACAAcatcataaaaaaaacattgaagatattacaaataaattaaccaaaaaaattgaaagaaataatgaattaaaattattaacCGAAAAAGCTCAAAAATTAGAACAAATTATTAACAAGGGAAATTACACAACTTATGTTTTCTGCTTAGCCTTTGctttattaattatttttactttaatgcttatatataaaaaaatacgGGATGtggaaaaaaaacacatcctataagaaaaatatatatatatatatatatatatatatagacataaatacatttataaatacatttatgaatacatttataaatacatatttatatatataatcatttcattcattttttatattttaatatttctgataagaaataaaaacatacatttatttgttaatacatatgacacgtttacatatatcttgtatatattataaaaaattattttattttatattttatttaacatttttgtaatgtatatatatatatatatatatatatatatatatatattaatttatattattattattttttttaatttatgttgttattttttatttttttaatttatgttgttattttatttttttttaatttatgttgttattttatttttttttaatttatgttgttattttttatttttttatgcGTAATTAAAAAACTCAACTTATGTACACACCatcttctttttaaaaaattaaaaaagcACACAATAAATATACTGCTCCTAACacatacacatatatatatatatatatatatattatatacatatatgttgTCGGATTAGTAGTTGAGCCcttttctttaaatataaaagataaacatatttaaattttgtACAACCAacattaattttatatggaactatttaatttttcatttataacgataaaacataaaacagaaaaaaaaaaataaaataaaatataatataataaaatataataagatCCATATAGCAAAACCATTTGACAAcatgataaaaaattaaataaaataattatataatgaaataattaaataattatatatttagtCTACATGCATATACAAGAcaatatattgtatatatatatatatatatatatatatatttatttatttatttatttaacCAACTTTtgtgatatatatatattcatttcatataataataattttaatacatcctcttttaaaaacatttgtaaatatttttttgtattattcCATTGTTCACTTTTACAAAATGCTTATGAAAATTTCaagatatttttttcttttgtatTTAATAAAGGCACATCTTGGTACACttcaaaaataataaaataaaaggggaaaaaaaaaaaaaaaaaaaaaaaaaaatatgaacaatatatatatatatgtgtatatatatatgtgtgtatatatatatgtgtatatatatatgtgtatatatatatgtgtatatatatatgtgtatatatatatgtgtatatatatatgtgtatatgtttatatttctcTTTGGTAGATTTCTTTTTAAGATATAGGACCCGCTTTCCCCGTTCACCACTTGAAACATATATGTAAGCACAAAGTTTTAGacaaataaaaagaattttttctataatactacaaaatgaaatatttatatatacatatatatatatatttttattttagaGATAATAGTGATGTcagatataataaaagtttTATAAACAATCGATTACTCAATGAACATGCACATTGTGATGCGTGGTCTGAATGGAGTGCTTGTTCTAAAACATGTGATTATGGAATAAAGATCAGAGTAAAAATAAGCACAGATCCAGAGAAATCAAAAGCATGTTCTAATATTACAGAATCTACAATATGTCATGAACATATATGTCCTAGAACTTTTGAAGAAGCTGATGAAACTTATTTACagaataaagaaaatgaaaaaaagaaaaaattacGAACAACATACATTTTAATCTTTACTATCTTTTCTGTAGTTAATATTGTAGTGTTATTAATATGTGTTATCCTATcaatcaaaaaaaaaattatctaacatataaataaataaaaatatatatatatatatatatatatatatatatatatatatatgtgtatatttatttatttttagtTTTATGTTATTCACTACGATATTGCGTTAATATGTTATTCTATATATgtttctttctttctttctttttttatttctttctttttttatttctttcttttttttttattttcaacatttcctatattaaaaaaaattaatataatatattttaaaaaaatatatcctctaaatatatatatatatatatatatatatggatttattttattttctcaACTTTCCTATACAAAAtactatatttttaatatatatatatatatatatatatatatatatatatatatatatattttacagtgcataaatatatatattgtatatttaataaataaaaataattgagcatatttacaaatatacacatacatatatatatatatatatatatatatatagcaCGTTAGATTTATTCTTACTTGAACATTTATAATCACCATGGgtaaaatgtatattacatatatatatatttatatatatgtattttttttttttttttttttgttttatgtgtatataaaatttatatgttatatattcatttatatccACATACTTTCATATTCTTTCTCATATATgtttaaagaaaaattatagacaacaaaaatattcctttggtatattaaatgaatactctgttttttctttttttctttttctttctttctttcaaatcgaaatatatttatacacatatttgagttataaaatgtatataaaaaaaaaaaaaaaaaaatgaacatatattaGCTTACATgcaaaaagaaaaaaaaaatatattttgaaatatttgCATTGAAGTGtatatttgtttaaattttaaaaacaataaaaaaaatcaaaatcaaaatcaaaaacaaaaacaaataaataaaaactCACAAAgtaatcatatatatattatatatatatatatatatatatatatatatgtgtatatatggtatatattaatataccAATCTGTTTGTTTGTaccatataatatttaataaattaaaaacattataatatatatatatatatatatatataatgttcttatttaaaaaaaaagaaaaaagaaaaaaaatttggTTAATAAAAGTGCACAagtattttaaaaatatttggtttattcgtttttttttaatatatgttatatatatatatatatatatatatatatatatatttatttatttatatttatatatatttatatatatacatatttaatataacatgtataattatcatatatatgtagcATGTATGTCTAACTTTCatatttactttttttcatataaaaatcatTCGTATGAATAACCgcaaattttttttttttttttttgaagtatagattttatataattatatatacaacatatatacatatgtaccttaatacaattatatatatatatatatatatatatatgtaagaTGTGGTTTTTCTACTTCTTTTTAACTTACATTTCAAATTTGTTATTTTGTCTTATTTCCATGTGTTCATTTTTCTAAGCTTTGTTAccttttttgttttatatacaCCATATAACCAACACtatatcaaaaatatatatatatatatatacacaatatatatatgtatatgtatatatatatagtgatatatatttttacgtgttatatttaaaaaaaatgggAGACTTTAACGATTTAAGCATAGAACTAAAAAAAACagaattaataaaagaGGAACTGAGAAATCTAAgctatataataaataatgaatttaATTACTTTTGTCAAAATGAAAACAAGAACTTATCATtcaacaataatattaataattattataatgatgatatattttctacaagtatattaaataatttatatacatcTTGGAAATTAGAAGATTTTTCTCATTTTGATTTTAGTAGTATtttagatatattaaaaagaaatcaATATGTTATGTGTAGTATATATTTCCTCctaattttttcttgtatctattttttaacattattattatatacaaaatgtataaaaacAATGCTAAAAAAATGGTTCTGTAGATATTGTAGCCaaaatacaaatgaaaataGTAGTAATCATAATGAACAAAGAACAGTATTAcaaaatgttataaataaatcatgttattttattacttaTTCATCTATAATATGTCTTCTATTATTTCTTCTACTTTCTGgaattacatatatacattattttacaaaaacaaaaaaaggaatacattata
This genomic stretch from Plasmodium reichenowi strain SY57 chromosome 1, whole genome shotgun sequence harbors:
- a CDS encoding thrombospondin-related sporozoite protein, whose amino-acid sequence is MLMKISRYFFLLYLIKAHLDFFLRYRTRFPRSPLETYIDNSDVRYNKSFINNRLLNEHAHCDAWSEWSACSKTCDYGIKIRVKISTDPEKSKACSNITESTICHEHICPRTFEEADETYLQNKENEKKKKLRTTYILIFTIFSVVNIVVLLICVILSIKKKII
- a CDS encoding putative membrane protein (conserved Plasmodium membrane protein, unknown function~part of same gene as PRSY57_0102000B~gap found within coding sequence); amino-acid sequence: MGDFNDLSIELKKTELIKEELRNLSYIINNEFNYFCQNENKNLSFNNNINNYYNDDIFSTSILNNLYTSWKLEDFSHFDFSSILDILKRNQYVMCSIYFLLIFSCIYFLTLLLYTKCIKTMLKKWFCRYCSQNTNENSSNHNEQRTVLQNVINKSCYFITYSSIICLLLFLLLSGITYIHYFTKTKKGIHYNICNIYTRLDKLLLNKCLDPKKVDISCYSAEHILNDLSYILKEYKKVKQQAKDDTLLDENTPFPLLE